The following coding sequences are from one Triticum dicoccoides isolate Atlit2015 ecotype Zavitan chromosome 4A, WEW_v2.0, whole genome shotgun sequence window:
- the LOC119288489 gene encoding uncharacterized protein LOC119288489, with translation MANYQNYEQVGRNYDQVGPRSQSQGFSDVEANRLTSLPSQHIGTIKPCSRAKWSREMKVSLIQLLKDHDVPGYRTHNAWSKEAWTSITSQLNTKFGMSFNVNQVKQKEQDLKKAYRSVKDLIAESGFGWDKDRMMVDAPASVWAAFVARKNSKDALFPRSSSQNRRQP, from the exons ATGGCTAATTATCAGAACTATGAGCAAGTAGGTCGGAACTATGACCAAGTAGGCCCTCGTTCACAATCACAAGGATTCAGTGATGTTGAAGCTAATCGATTGACTTCACTGCCTTCTCAACATATAG GTACCATAAAGCCCTGTTCAAGAGCTAAATGGAGTCGCGAAATGAAGGTGTCTCTTATTCAGCTCTTGAAAGATCATGATGTACCTGGTTATCGAACACACAATGCATGGAGCAAGGAAGCATGGACAAGTATTACTTCTCAACTAAATACCAAGTTTGGCATGTCGTTTAATGTTAACCAAGTCAAGCAAAAGGAGCAAGATTTGAAAAAAGCTTATCGGAGTGTAAAAGATTTGATAGCAGAAAGTGGCTTTGGATGGGATAAAGATAGAATGATGGTAGATGCACCGGCGAGTGTTTGGGCTGCATTTGTTGCTCGCAAGAACAGCAAGGACGCCCTGTTTCCGAGAAGTTCAAGTCAAAATCGCAGGCAACCATAA